The following proteins come from a genomic window of Venturia canescens isolate UGA chromosome 4, ASM1945775v1, whole genome shotgun sequence:
- the FucTA gene encoding glycoprotein 3-alpha-L-fucosyltransferase A isoform X1, with protein sequence MGLPRLSLKRCFLYVFCITGLFLVVMNVRQKEIWHALKSETGGSQSARLVPESTKMIKVTLPPKPKAKRPVILTRFREHEQQKITYELSNGTATINSLEAIPDITDPSKRPWYMKGGTRRPHPAVRSRRTGKRIAMLWPDEDRYDDRITNQLMFIPPDYNRTAAEYRPKRIMVPHGMGDAKTGSEIFHQLRCPVNTCTITRDNPESADLILFKDYVTHTGHRPPNQIWMLYFLECPYHTQSVKNALVNWTATYRRDSDIVAPYERWQYYDPRVIQIPQTFNYAANKTKKVAWFVSNCRPRNQRLHYARELAKHIQVDIYGACGSLRCSRSQAQTCFEMLDDDYKFYLAFENSNCRDYITEKFFVNGLGHNVLPIVMGAHPTDYAKSAPYRSYIHVDEFESPRELAEYLHRLDNDDELYNSYFKWKGTGEFINTYFWCRVCAMLHDEKPPKYYKDVNEWWRGDDVCTLNSWRKHESKEIDYQRT encoded by the exons ATGGGACTGCCTCGTTTGTCACTGAAGAGATGCTTCCTCTACGTGTTTTGCATAACGGGCTTGTTCCTGGTGGTGATGAACGTACGTCAGAAGGAGATATGGCACGCCCTGAAGTCGGAGACCGGTGGCTCGCAGTCGGCGAGGCTTGTACCGGAAAGTACGAAG ATGATCAAAGTTACGTTGCCCCCGAAACCAAAAGCGAAGAGGCCCGTGATTCTTACTCGATTCAGGGAGCACGAGCAGCAAAAAATCACGTACGAG CTATCGAACGGCACGGCAACGATAAACTCGTTGGAGGCCATTCCCGATATCACGGATCCTTCCAAGAGGCCTTGGTACATGAAAGGTGGAACGAGGCGACCACATCCGGCGGTAAGATCTCGCCGGACCGGAAAGAGAATCGCGATGCTCTGGCCCGATGAGGATCGCTACGATGATCGAATCACCAATCAG CTTATGTTCATACCGCCCGACTACAACAGAACCGCAGCTGAGTATCGACCAAAAAGAATAATGGTACCCCATGGTATGGGGGATGCGAAAACGGGCTCTGAGATTTTTCACCAACTTCGTTGTCCCGTAAACACTTGTACTATTACGCGTGACAATCCGGAATCAGCTGACTTGATATTGTTCAAGGATTATGTGACCCACACCGGCCATCGACCGCCCAATCAG ATATGGATGCTGTATTTTTTGGAGTGCCCTTATCACACGCAAAGCGTTAAAAATGCTCTCGTCAATTGGACAGCGACGTATCGACGCGACAGCGATATCGTTGCGCCTTACGAACGATGGCAGTATTACGATCCGAGGGTCATACAAATTCCTCAGACTTTCAACTACGCCGCAAATAAGACAAAAAAG GTAGCGTGGTTCGTCTCAAACTGTCGTCCTCGCAATCAACGATTGCATTATGCTCGTGAGCTTGCAAAGCACATTCAGGTCGATATTTACGGCGCTTGCGGGAGTCTCCGTTGTTCCAGATCCCAAGCTCAAACGTGTTTCGAGATGCTGGACGAcgattacaaattttatttagcttttgaaaattcaaactgCCGGGATTATATAAcggaaaagtttttcgtaaatGGTCTTGG ACACAACGTTTTGCCGATCGTGATGGGTGCTCATCCAACTGATTACGCAAAAAGTGCACCTTATCGGTCTTACATACACGTCGACGAGTTCGAGTCGCCTCGAGAGTTGGCGGAGTATCTTCATCGTTtggacaacgacgacgagctCTACAATTCTTATTTCAAGTGGAAGGGCACAGGTGAATTTATCAACACGTATTTTTGGTGTCGCGTTTGTGCGATGCTTCACGACGAAAAACCGCCGAAGTATTACAAGGATGTTAACGAATGGTGGCGCGGCGACGACGTCTGTACTTTGAATTCGTGGCGTAAGCACGAGAGTAAGGAGATCGATTATCAGAGAACTTGA
- the FucTA gene encoding glycoprotein 3-alpha-L-fucosyltransferase A isoform X2, whose product MGLPRLSLKRCFLYVFCITGLFLVVMNVRQKEIWHALKSETGGSQSARLVPESTKLSNGTATINSLEAIPDITDPSKRPWYMKGGTRRPHPAVRSRRTGKRIAMLWPDEDRYDDRITNQLMFIPPDYNRTAAEYRPKRIMVPHGMGDAKTGSEIFHQLRCPVNTCTITRDNPESADLILFKDYVTHTGHRPPNQIWMLYFLECPYHTQSVKNALVNWTATYRRDSDIVAPYERWQYYDPRVIQIPQTFNYAANKTKKVAWFVSNCRPRNQRLHYARELAKHIQVDIYGACGSLRCSRSQAQTCFEMLDDDYKFYLAFENSNCRDYITEKFFVNGLGHNVLPIVMGAHPTDYAKSAPYRSYIHVDEFESPRELAEYLHRLDNDDELYNSYFKWKGTGEFINTYFWCRVCAMLHDEKPPKYYKDVNEWWRGDDVCTLNSWRKHESKEIDYQRT is encoded by the exons ATGGGACTGCCTCGTTTGTCACTGAAGAGATGCTTCCTCTACGTGTTTTGCATAACGGGCTTGTTCCTGGTGGTGATGAACGTACGTCAGAAGGAGATATGGCACGCCCTGAAGTCGGAGACCGGTGGCTCGCAGTCGGCGAGGCTTGTACCGGAAAGTACGAAG CTATCGAACGGCACGGCAACGATAAACTCGTTGGAGGCCATTCCCGATATCACGGATCCTTCCAAGAGGCCTTGGTACATGAAAGGTGGAACGAGGCGACCACATCCGGCGGTAAGATCTCGCCGGACCGGAAAGAGAATCGCGATGCTCTGGCCCGATGAGGATCGCTACGATGATCGAATCACCAATCAG CTTATGTTCATACCGCCCGACTACAACAGAACCGCAGCTGAGTATCGACCAAAAAGAATAATGGTACCCCATGGTATGGGGGATGCGAAAACGGGCTCTGAGATTTTTCACCAACTTCGTTGTCCCGTAAACACTTGTACTATTACGCGTGACAATCCGGAATCAGCTGACTTGATATTGTTCAAGGATTATGTGACCCACACCGGCCATCGACCGCCCAATCAG ATATGGATGCTGTATTTTTTGGAGTGCCCTTATCACACGCAAAGCGTTAAAAATGCTCTCGTCAATTGGACAGCGACGTATCGACGCGACAGCGATATCGTTGCGCCTTACGAACGATGGCAGTATTACGATCCGAGGGTCATACAAATTCCTCAGACTTTCAACTACGCCGCAAATAAGACAAAAAAG GTAGCGTGGTTCGTCTCAAACTGTCGTCCTCGCAATCAACGATTGCATTATGCTCGTGAGCTTGCAAAGCACATTCAGGTCGATATTTACGGCGCTTGCGGGAGTCTCCGTTGTTCCAGATCCCAAGCTCAAACGTGTTTCGAGATGCTGGACGAcgattacaaattttatttagcttttgaaaattcaaactgCCGGGATTATATAAcggaaaagtttttcgtaaatGGTCTTGG ACACAACGTTTTGCCGATCGTGATGGGTGCTCATCCAACTGATTACGCAAAAAGTGCACCTTATCGGTCTTACATACACGTCGACGAGTTCGAGTCGCCTCGAGAGTTGGCGGAGTATCTTCATCGTTtggacaacgacgacgagctCTACAATTCTTATTTCAAGTGGAAGGGCACAGGTGAATTTATCAACACGTATTTTTGGTGTCGCGTTTGTGCGATGCTTCACGACGAAAAACCGCCGAAGTATTACAAGGATGTTAACGAATGGTGGCGCGGCGACGACGTCTGTACTTTGAATTCGTGGCGTAAGCACGAGAGTAAGGAGATCGATTATCAGAGAACTTGA